The genomic interval GGGACAGGTGAGACTTACAATTCCTAAGACATAGCATGAATATATGGCAACTGAGTGCTTTCCCAGGCCCCTTCAGACTTGGTATGTCCTTGGGACAGATATGCTGAATGATGTCCTTGTGAGACCAAATTTTTGGGTTCATACtgcatcttagagaacctgacctaagtttgaactcaggtaagcTAACAGGCCAGTACCTAGCATTAATTACCCTCCCTActacaaaacctgagcctagctccagtttctagGCTAATCTCAACAAATTCTGCATCTTTGGGTTAATCTCCCCCAACAAATTCAGCATTTCCAGGTTAGCCCCCAgcaagcccaccccctgcctaacaaccaccaatgcagCACGAAGGAGAAGTTAATAATATGGCTTGACTACCAGCACCAACCTATTATGCAAAAGGCCACAGTAGCACTCCATCTAGATGCTTGCCTGGCTAGAAACACTCGCCCCTCACTTGCTGCTCTCTATAAAACCTTGCCCTGATGAATGTTCAGGGCTTTTCCTCCACCATAACCTTCCTGTGTGTTGGTGGTGTGTCAAACCCTAGCTAGCTCGAATGAAGACTCTGGTGTGATTGTATCAGATAGGCTTCTGACTGGTCTTTCAGGGTTCATGAATGTTTTTGGGCAAAACATCCTGAGCTCCTGGATACACAAAGCCTAAAGGCAGCCCAAAAAGCAGTGGCTTCAGTCCAGTCCTCTTGGTaagcagacaccaggcaagaACCAACAGCTGTAGTTCAATACTGAGGAAACTACCAGGCTTGACAACCAGCCTAAGGCGAGGATGCAGAAGCAGCAAACTGCTGCAGTAACCTCATGAGCATTTCTTGGTGAGTTTCTCTGAATGGTAGCATTATCAGAAGTTGATCTCAACAATGCTATGAATCAATACAAGCATGCTGATATtgaagaatagtgaggcagagcaaaccaaaccaatgctcagtgcttgtctcccactgtctaTAGGGTCATATTTACTCCTTTATCAAGGGTTCTTTTATGTGtctgctatatcaaaacatcctttcacctgtgtcaacttcaggaaaacatgtttgctttagcaagacctCCTTTCACcggtgtgccccagcaaaacataaTTTGACGTATATACCTTtctaaagaaactagaagtttccatttcacttgggaagcagaggcagggagatctttgagtttgaggccagccttttctgcagagcaagttccaggacagccagggctacacaaataaactgtagaaagaaagagagaaagaaagaaaggaagaaagaaggagagaaagaaagaaagggagaaagatcaaaaccccattaaaaaaaaacaaaataaaaaaatattttctaaatgaaaagcATTTGTGACCATTTAATCAAAAGATTGCTCCCAGACTGCTGGACATAAATAAAGTAATACTAgaaattatcttcattttaatgtCAGAGCATGCatctgtatatattatatatatatatataacatatacacatacatatatatattacgtgtgtgtgtgtttatttattaaattgaTATGGTGAATTCCTCATTTATCACACtttatagttattttttcttatttttaattatgtgtatgtgtgtgtatttgatgaGAAATGTTCAAATGGATGAACCTGCTTAGATGCCAGAGTAGCTGCAGCCCTCTGAAtctggagtttcaggtggtttTAAGCaactgatatgggtgctgggaattttagttgagtcttctgaaagagctgtcagtgctctaaACATCTGAGTTACCTTTCATCTCACAAATATTTATgaagacatggtctcactgtgtagaaaTGACTAGCTTGGGAGTTCctatgtagacaaggttggccctGAACACAGAAAGTATCCTAGCTCTGCTCCTGGAGCACTGAAATGAAAGGACCACACAGACATACTTGACTAAGAATTTGTTTGCCCAGAAGAAGTACCAACACTATTTCTGCCTCCTGTTGTGAAAAGTGTGAGGCAACATTCTCTCTCAAATCCCACTGTGTTTTTGAAACATGATCTGGTCATGTAGTTCTAGCTTTTTTGAACCtttttatgtagaccagacttgccATAAACTCACAaaagatcaacctgcctctgtctccaagatgctaagattaaaggtgtgttcaaCCATGCCTGTTTCAGCTCCCATTATTGACACCCATTAAGTAGTGTGTTGGCTGGTCTCTTCTAAGACTGAGAGTCTATCCATGACATAAATTTCAAACTGTTTTAAAGGACACATAAGCCTTTCTATGTTTGGATCAGTCAGTAGAGGCTGAGAAAATGTTATGAGACTGTTTGATTCTTGAAGAAATGTTGTCTCCCTGGAAGGTCTGCACTTAGTGCTATGTGAGAGCTTGCAGCTGCACTCATCTTGGTCCTAAGACACTTCTGGCAAGCCTGGAGTTCTTATTTATGATTATGGCTAGTAGTGGTCAAAAGGGACTGAGATTTGTGTGGGTTGTCTCCTCTCATGAACAGCAAGAACAAGATAACTTTGGTAGCTGGAACCTTTCCCATCTCCAATAACCTTATATAATGTTTGAATAAAATAACTAGAGTGAACTAACTATGGATAATGTACCCATCTGGTCCTTCAGAAATAAAGGCTTAGCATCTCGGTGAGCTTCTCTCTCTATTGTGGCACCTACAACCAATGTCAATCAATACAATCTATAGACTGCATTTCCAGAACTGCTGCCTGACAACAGAGGAGATGCaaaccatcctcctgcctcagcccccttgAGTAGCTAGCTAACACAGCTGAAGAATGACAAGAGCATCAAACTCAGATATGTATTTCAGGGGAAAATGCATAGTTGTGACAATGTTTGTCACAAAGTACTCAGAGGATGATTTTagattttgtgtgcatgtatagtgTCAGGAACAGGGTAATGCCAATATGACACACACTCAGAACCATGTACATCACATGTGCAGAAAACTCAGCCAAGTGTGTTGGTTTAAAACAGTCATCCTATCAAGTGgcatgctgaggcaggaggagcgcTGAGAATTGGGGTTTATATCAACCTTAGCTGCAGAGCAGGATGTTaccaaaaaacaaatttaaaatgagtACATAAATAACTACTAAATTAACGAACAAATAAAACTCACTCTTGGCAGTGGTTTGGTTAGGGCTCTTGACTTTCAGGCTGTTTTCAGTTTTATGGCTTTCCCAAAAGGAAATCTTTCAGATACTAGATACTATCTCTGGAGTGATGGTATTAATGGGTGTGGACTGTAAACACAAggatatgtttgtttgtttgtttgtttgttttgagaagaaGGCtatctatgtggccctggctgtcctgaaattctccatatagactaggctggactcaaacgtttttatgaatttcttttatgaatgtaggtgcctttATATTCAAGACATAGATGTTCACAAATTAGAAGTCATCTTGGtgcatttttcctttaatgagtatgaagtgttcttcccagTCTTTTTGATTACTTGTGGTTGAAATTTTACTTTagtagatattagaatggctactattTGTTTTTTGGGTCCATTTCCTTGAAAACCCTTTTTCAGCCCTTTAGGTAGTGTCTATTTAGGTAATGTCTATTGTTTTTTgataaaatgtgtttcttgtatacagcagaatgatgggtTCTGTTTATACTTCTTTCTGtttgcctgtgtctttttattgggggaattaagtcactgatgttgagagatatcaatggtcaataattgttaattcctgttacttCATATTGGTGatagtggtgtgtgtatatgtgattctcttcttttgatcttggtatgaaattatttatttcttatatttcttcctTGTAGTTAGCCTCTTTGGGTTGGACTTTTCTTCTAGTGCCTTCTGTAGGACTGGATTAGTCAAAagatatcatttaaattttattttgtcatgtaaagtcttgttttctccatctatggtgattgaaaattttgctgtgCATAGTAATTTGGGCTGACATCTATGGTCTCTTAGTGTCTACAAGACATAGCCTAGGCCTTTCTAGCTTTTAGAGAcgctgttgagaagtcaggtataattctgatatgtctgcctttatatgtcattTGGCTTTtcccccttgcagcttttaatattctttctatgttttgtacattaatttttattattatgtggcaggaggatgtTTTGTGGTCtgatctatttggtgttctatgagctttttgtacttttataggtatcactttctttaggttggggaaattttcttttatgattgtgttgAAGATGTTTCCTGGGTCCTTGACCTGGAaatcttcttcttctattcctatcattcttaggtttgttcttttcatggtatcccaaaTTTCATGGATGCTTTGTGTTataaacttttttatattttgcattttttttgaccagtgttttatttttttccattatatctTCTAAGCCcaaattctctcttccatttcttgtagTTTGTTGATCAtgattgtgtttgtttctttctcttttctagttTTCCATCTCCCGACTTCCCTTGGTTTGTGTTACCTTTATTgcttgtatttccatttttagctctTGGACAATTTTATTCATATCCTCCTCCACCTGttcaattgtattttcctgtatttctttatatttacttgttttctctttgaaggACTCAACCTGTTTGAGTgagtttcttgtatttctttaaaaaaacaaaaaacaaaaacaaacaaaaaaaactttttaaagcatTCCACCACTCTTTTAATTTACTGTAGTCTttgaaaagggggaggggagcagatgGTGGCAGCAAGGAACAAAAAACAACACATCGCAAGCTGTgggatgttttaaaaatgagaccTAAATGGTGTGGAAGTGAGGTTACTGCCACCCTCCCCTTACCCCACGTTTGGATGCTCCCTTCCCCTAATTATGCCTGCTGCTAACTGTGCTAGTTTCTTGCCTCGCTAACATACTTTCACTTAGAGAATGATTTCACTTGTTTTCTCAGCTCCCTATAGTACTTTCGGTTTCCGAGTTCAACCTGAGTTCGCTTCGTTCAGGCGGAACAAAGAAGACAGTTTGTTCCACTCGGAAGCAGTAGTGGGTACTCTGCTCCGTCGTTTGTGGGTGTCCCCTTGAGCTAGGGAGGACCCCCGGAGAGTCGGAGTGAGTGTAGCAGCGCATAAACAATCTGTATTGGTGTGCTTGGTTGATCGAGACCATTGTCGGGCGACACCTAGTGGTGACAAGTTTCCGCAATGCTCCTGGTCCCCGGTTGATGACAAAGGACAGAGAAGTGCCTGCTGTGAGCCGGCCAGGGTGACAGGAGGCCGGGCAAGCAGGCGAGTGCGTCCCGGAGATGGAGTCGTGTTTAAGGACCGTCTCTACCTAGGAGGTTGTATCTGGAGATCTTAGGAGGGAGGAAGTTGCTGTACACCCTATTGGGACAAATGGTAGGGTTGATGGCAGCTTTGGCAGCTTGATTAGGTCAACAAGAAGGCTTAAGCCCtgcctttgagtttttttttttctttttcccagttcttgtatttctttcagggatttatgcatttcttctttaaaggcttccatcatctttataagactctagttttgttctctctctctccccctccctccctccctccctccctccctccctctctctctctctctcccctctccccctctttctgccCACCACTTTGTATTGGATTCTGTAATGTTCTTCAACGATTACCTCAAACCTCAGCCCTGGTGTTACTCCTGCAGAATTTGTCAGAGGACTAGAAGATATGCTGAAAAGcaaaatgttttataaagaaaatttatttgaatACACAATCCTTTTAAACATATAATGGTTgctacaataaagaaaatatgactgCAAGACTGAAAATAAATACCTTAACTTGTATTAACTTGTAttgtattaacatatatatatatatatatatatatatatatatatatatgagactaTTACAAAACAAATGCTTTTACATACAGAAAACTTTGCTCATTTTTGCTGAAACATCTAGGCAGGTTGATTGtattcattcaaaaataaatgagagtTTTTAAAGGAGAGCTTATAAGAGAGATAGTGTCCTCATTCAAGAGAGTCCTCTCCACTTTGTCTCAGGACTCACTCCTTCTCACTCAGTCTTGCCAGCAACTTGGCTGAGGAAGACAGAGCTCTCCAGACTTCTGCTCTGACCACCTCCCAGGCACAAGGGCTGTGTTCCTTTTCTCTCAGGTACACAGTGATCCTGTGGAAGTATTTCCTCACAGCCAGCAGGGAATCTTCCTGGGTCAGGAGAGGTTCCTGCACCCCTACCTGCTGCATTAGACAGGCTTTGAAGTCATTGACCTGTTGGTGAATGTCATTGCAGAATGAGTCTAGGAGGGTTGCATTCCAAGCAGCAGATGAGTCCTTTGATGTGAAGATGTTCAGGACTTGCTGGGTCAACTCACTCAGGACATGGATGGCTTGAACCTTCTGCATCTGCTGAGCATCCACCTTCTCCTGGGGGAATGCAAAGTCTTTTCTGTCCTTTAGGCAAAACAGAGGGGAGATTCTCCTCATTTGTGCCAGGAGTGTCAAGGCTCTCTTGTTCCTGAGGTTATGAGTCTGAGGCAGGTCACATCCTAGACAGAAGGTTGGCCAGTAGCTTATCACCACCAAGACCATTAGGAAAGCAACGGGCCTGGCCATTGTGAGTCTTGCAGATGATACTGGTCTGCTCAGTTGTTTGATTATAagccttctttctcctctagGTTCTGTGAAACTGTCTTGTCTAGATGTGCCTTAAATAGTGTAGAGTATACGTTTTAAACCATTTGAAAATTTGAAGATATGCTGAATGAAAATTTATTTGAATACACAATCCTTTTAAACATATAATGGTtgctataataaagaaaatatgactgCAAGACTGAAAATAAATACCTTAACTTGTATTAACttgtattaacatatatatatatatgtgtgtatatatatatatgagactaTTACAAAACAAATCCTTAAATAGtggaaactaatttttattttctgaatgccCTCTCTTAACTTCCCAATGgtcttttcactttcttttgcttgttctcaGCTTGGGTCTCggccttttatttttctgatccattttgattttcattattGCTTCCTCTTTTTTTGTCACACCCCCCCCAAGGGTGCTTTACAGgatcttttttctattgtatttattttattttatttatgtatttatttataaattgtctttaatcttattttacagTCCATTCGTTATTACCCTCCTGGTCCACTCTCCTAGAGTTCctcaccccattcctcctccctgtctAACAGAATGtccccacaccacaccacactccagcaggcctccccactccctggggccccatgtctcttgagggttag from Mastomys coucha isolate ucsf_1 unplaced genomic scaffold, UCSF_Mcou_1 pScaffold18, whole genome shotgun sequence carries:
- the LOC116095408 gene encoding interferon alpha-12-like is translated as MARPVAFLMVLVVISYWPTFCLGCDLPQTHNLRNKRALTLLAQMRRISPLFCLKDRKDFAFPQEKVDAQQMQKVQAIHVLSELTQQVLNIFTSKDSSAAWNATLLDSFCNDIHQQVNDFKACLMQQVGVQEPLLTQEDSLLAVRKYFHRITVYLREKEHSPCAWEVVRAEVWRALSSSAKLLARLSEKE